The Streptomyces sp. R28 region CGCCATCCTGCCCACGGCCGGCAACGAGATCATCGGCCTGCTCAAGGGCACCTCGGTGGTGTACGTGATGTCGATCGGTGAGCTCTTCTACCAGGTCCAGGTGATCTACGGCCGCAACGGCCGGGTGATCCCGCTGCTGCTGGTCGCCACCGCCTGGTACGTCGTCCTCACCTCCCTGCTGTCGGTCGCCCAGTACTACGTGGAGCGCCGCTATGCCCGCGGCGCCGACCGCACCCCGCCGCCCACCCCGCTCCAGCGCGCCCGGCGCTTCGTGACGAAGGAGAGCTCATGAGTGCCGTCATGGTCGACGTCCACGGCGTCCACAAGAGCTTCGGACCCCTGGAGGTGCTGCGCGGTGTCGACCTGTTGGTCCGCGCCGGCGAGGTCACCGTGATCCTCGGCCCGTCCGGCTCCGGGAAGTCCACGCTGCTGCGCACCATCAACCACCTGGAGAAGGTCGACCGCGGCTGGATCAGCATCGACGGCGAACTCATCGGCTACCGCCGCGCCGGGAACAAGCTGCACGAGCTGAAGGAGAAGGACGTTCTGAAGCAGCGGACCAGCATCGGGTTCGTCTTCCAGAACTTCAACCTCTTCCCGCATCTGACCGTCCTGGACAACCTCGTCGAGGCCCCCGTCTCCGCGCTGCGCCGACCGCGCAAGGAGGCGCAGGAGACGGCCCGCCGGCTCCTCGACCGGGTCGGGCTCGCCGACAAGGCCGACGCCTACCCGCGCCAGCTCTCCGGCGGCCAGCAGCAGCGCGTGGCCATCGCCCGCGCGCTCGCCCTCCAACCGAAGGTGCTGCTCTTCGACGAGCCCACGTCGGCGCTGGACCCGGAGCTCGTCGGTGAAGTCCTCGACGTCATCAAGGACTTGGCCGGCACCGGCACCACCATGATCGTCGTGACCCATGAGATCGGGTTCGCCCGCGAGGTCGCCGACACGGTGGTGTTCATGGACGCCGGAGTCGTCGTGGAGCAGGGTCCGCCCACGGCCGTCCTGGACAACCCGCAGCAGAAACGCACCCGCGCCTTCCTCTCCAAGGTCCTCTGACCGGCCCTCACCTCCGTTTCACGCCCTGTCGCACAGCCCTGTTCCGCACGCAAGGAGAACGACCGTGACCACCAGCCTCGCCCGTCGCCGCACCACCGCGGCCGCGCTCGGACTCGCCTCCGCCCTCGTCCTCGCCGCCTGCGCCAACCCCACCGACGGCGGCACCACCGAGGTCGCGGCCACCTCGGGCGCCAGGACGAGGATCAACCTCGGTCCCGACCAGGACCGCGTCACCACCGGCAAGGTCGACTCCATAGCCGCCGAGGTCCCGGAGAAGATCCGCAGGAGAGGCACCCTCGAACTCGTCGCCTCCTCCGGCTCCGCCGCGCCACTGACGTTCTACGCCACCGACAACAAGACCGTCATCGGCGTCGAGCCGGACCTCGCGTACCTGGTCGCCGACGTTCTCGGCCTCAAGGCGGACATCCACACCGTGTCCTGGGAGAACATCTTCGTCGGCCTCGACAGTGCCAAGTACGACGCCGGTTTCAGCAACATCACCGTCACCGAGGAGCGCAAGGAGAAGTACGACTTCGCCACCTACCGCGAGGACAACCTCGCCTTCGAGGCGAAGAAGGGCAGCGGGCTGAAGGTCACCGGGCCCGCGGACGTGGCGGGCCGGACGGTCGCCGTGGGCAGCGGCACCAACCAGGAGAAGCTGCTGGTCGAGTGGAGCAAGGAGAACGAGAAGGCCGGCCGCAAGCCGGTGGACATCAAGTACTACCAGAACGACAGCGACACCTACCTCGCCCTCCAGTCCGGCCGCATCGACCTGTACCTCGGCCCCAACCCGACCGCCGCCTACCACGCGGCCACCACCGCGAAGACGGAGGTCGTCGGCACCTACTCCGGCGCCGGCGCCACCCTCCAAGGCCTCATCGCGGCCACCACCAAGAAGGACAGCGGCCTGGTCAAGCCGCTCGCCGACGCGCTCGACCACGTCATCGGGAACGGGACGTACGCGAAGGTGCTGCAGCGCTGGGGCCTGTCCGACGAGGCCGTGACCAAGTCGCAGATCAACCCGCCCGGCCTGCCGAGGACCAACAAGTAGCCGACGTCCTCAAGGGGACCGGTACGCACGGGCGTTGCGCACGAACAGCTCGTTGAGATCGCGCACCGCGCGGGGTACGGAGCCGGAGGGCCGGCGCTGGAGGACCAGCAGCACGTCGGTCGCGTCGTCCGCCAGCGGCCGTACGGTGATCGCGCCCCGTCGCTCCAGCGGGTCGCCGAGGACACTGAAATCGGGCAGCACCGTCGCCCCCAGTCCCTCGGCGACCATCAGCTTGCCCATCTCGGCGCCGTCGGTGGAGTAGGAGAAGGACGGAGTGCGGCCGTCGAGCAGCCGGTGCAGGAAACGGTGCATGACATAGCCGGACCGCATCACGACTAGCGGCTCGGCCAGGAGGCTGTCCGCGTCCACCGTGTCCAGGGCAGCCAGCGGACTGTCCGGACGTACGCACACCACCGGGCGCCCACGCAGCAGTTCCGTGGTCTCGAAGCCGGGTGGCATGTCGTCGCCCCCGAGGTAGTTGACCAGTCCCAGATCGAACGCGCCCTCCAGCAGCCCGCGCTGGATCTCGGACTGCTGCGCGCCGACCAACTCGACCTGGGTGAGCGGGTGCGAGGCCCGGAACTCCCGCACGGTCGGGATGACCAGCGGGACGGTGGCCGTGTTGACCGTGCCGAGGCGGACCATGCGGCTGATGCGGTGCTGGTCCCCGGCCGCGCCGCGCAGCCGGTCGACCGCGTCCAGCACACTCATGATGTGCGGCAGCAGTTCCCGGCCCTCGTCGCTGATCTTCGCCCCGGACCGCTTGCGCTCCAGCAGGTCCACGCCGAGTTCGCGCTCCAGATTGCGCACGGTCTCGCTGAGCGCCGGCTGGGACAGATGCAGTTCCTCGGCGGCGCGCCGAAGTGACCCCGATCGGGTGACGGCGGCGATGTATTCGAGCTGTTCGATACGCACGACAGGAGCGTGCCGCTCGCCGTGCACCGCGTTCAAGGGAATCCCTGTCACAACCTCGTGAATACCGACTCTCAGCATGTGGAATCACGTCCTGGCATTCTTGACCACCCGGACTCCCCGCTGCTTTGATCGATGACATGAAGCGACAGGACCTCACGCGGCGACGCCATGTCGACCTCGCGCGTGTCTCCAGTTCCTGCTGTCGCTGTCGGGTCTGAGCGCACCCGAGGGAAACCCTCGCACTCGCGCCGATCTCCGCTCGTGAATTCCCCCGCCGGCCGTTTTCCCTCGTGATTTCGGCTTTCCCGGGAACAGTGCGTCCGCACGCCTGAATCCCGCTCACCGAACACATTTCCCTGTCACGCACGCGCCCTTTTCGCGTGCGCAGTCATGCCAGGAGTTCCCCCATGCCCGTACCGCCCGGATCCGACCCCGTCCGCTTTGCCTACTGGGTGCCGAACGTCAGCGGTGGCCTGGTCACCAGCACCATCGAGCAGCGCACCGACTGGGGCTACGACTACAACCGCGAACTGGCCGTCCTCGCCGAGAACAACGGCTTCGACTACGCCCTCAGCCAGGTCCGCTACATGGCCAGCTACGGCGCCGAGTTCCAGCACGAGTCGACCAGCTTCAGCCTCGCCCTGCTCCTCGCCACCCAGCGCCTGAAGGTCATCGCCGCCGTCCACCCCGGCCTGTGGCACCCCGGCGTCCTCGCCAAACTCGGCGCCACCGCCGACCACCTGTCGAACGGCCGTTTCGCGGTCAACGTCGTCAGCGGCTGGTTCAAGGGCGAGTTCACCGCGCTGGGCGAGCCGTGGCTGGAGCACGACGAGCGCTACCGCCGCTCGGAGGAGTTCATCAGCGCCCTGCGCAAGATCTGGACCGAGGACCACACCGAACTCGCCGGTGACTTCTACCGGTTGCGCGACTTCTCCCTCAAGCCCAAGCCGCTGAACACCGCCGAGCGCCCGCACCCGGAGATCTTCCAGGGCGGCAACTCCACCGCCGCCCGCGCCATGGCGGGCCGCGTCTCCGACTGGTACTTCAGCAACGGCAAGGACTTCGACGGCGTCACCGAGCAGATCAACGACGTCCGCGCCGCCGCCGCCCAAGTGGGCCGCACCGCACCGAAGTTCGGCCTCAACGGCTTCCTCATCGCCCGCGACACCGAGACCGAGGCCCGCGACACGCTCCGCGAGATCGTCGCCAAGGCCAACACCGACGCCGTCCACGGCTTCCGCGACGCCGTGCAGCAGGCCGGTCCGTCCACCGCCGACGGCAAGGGCATGTGGCAGGACTCCAGCTTCGAGGACCTCGTCCAGTACAACGACGGCTTCCGCACCGGCCTGATCGGCACGCCCGAGCAGATCGCCGAGCGGATCGTCGCCTACAAGCGGCTCGGCGTCGACCTCTTCCTCCTCGGCTTCCTGCACTACCTGGAGGAGGTCGAGTACTTCGGCAAGCGGGTGCTGCCCCTGGTACGCGAACTGGAGGCCCAGCAAGCCGAGTCCGGGTCCGAGCCCGTCGCCGCCGCCCACGCCTGACCGCCACCCGTACCCACAGCCGAGAAGGGGTTCCCCATGAGCACCGCCGCACCGGCCGACTGGGAGACCGCCCCCGCCCCCAAGGACGCCGAGGGCTGGCTCGTCCGCGCCGCCGAGGTCGCCGCCGTCCTCGCCACCGACGCCGCCGCCCGCGACCGCGCCGGGCACCTGGTACGACGGAGGTCAACTCCTCAAGGACGCCGACCTGGTCACCTTGCTCAGCCCCACCGAACACGGCGGCGCAGGCCAGGACTGGCCTACCGCCTACCGCGTGGACCGCGAGATTACCAAGGCGGACAACTCCATCGGGCAGCTACTCGGCTACCACTACCTTTGACATCCTCCCCCCGCTGGAAGCGGGAGGATTCCAACCCTGATGGGTTGAGGTTCACGGACGCTCGACCGCCTGAGTGGTGTCGTCCCTCCGGCGTGTCCCGCCGCGACGTCACGAGCCTGGCACGACGCTTCGCACCGTCAGGGGTTGTTTCCACCGGCAGCAGGGTCTCCGACGTTGTGGTCCTCAAGGGCGTCCTGGACGGCATCGACCAGGACGAATCCGCCATCGTGCCCTTCGGCTTCGGGGACCTGACCTTCCACGACGGCTGGGAGATCATCGGCCAGCTTCTGACCGAGTGCGGCGGCGCCACCCTCGACGGCGTCCGTACGCCGTGGTGGTCGGCGGCCGGTTACGTCGACGAGGTGTTCCAGCCGCGCATCTACAACACCCTCAACGTGCCGACCATCCAGCTCGTCTTCGTCAACTTCTACCTCGGCATCGCCGCCGGCGCCCTGGAGACCGCCGCCACCTACACCCGGACCAAGTCCCGCGCCTGGCTGCACGGCGGTCACGAGCAGGCCGTCGACGAGCCGTACGTCATCGACACCTACGGCGACCTCACCGCCAAGCTGTGGGCCGCCGAAGCACTCGCCGACGCCGTGGCCGCCGAGGGCCTGGACCGCTTCTGGCGCAACGTCCGCACGCACACGCTGCACGACCCCGTCGCCTACAAGCGCCGCGAGATCGGCCGCCACGTCCTCACCGGCGAACTGCCGCAGCCCACCTGGTACTCCTGAAAGGTCCTCCCATGGCCACCATCCTCTCCGTCTCCGGCAGCCCCTCCGCCACCTCCCGCACCGCCCGGTTGCTGCGCCACCTGGACGACCGGCTCAGGGCCCAGGGCCACGACGTGATCCCCTTCGACGTCCGCGCCCTCCCGCCCGAAGCCCTGCTGCACGCCGACTTCCGGCATACGGCGATCATCGAGGTCACCGCCCTGTTCGAGCGCGCGGACGGCATCGTGATCGGCACCCCCGTCTACAAGGCCGCCTACTCCGGCCTGCTGAAGTCGCTGCTCGACCTGCTCCCGCAGTACGCGCTCGCGGGCAAGACCGTCCTGCCGCTGGCCACCGGCGGCACCACCGCCCACGTCCTGGCCATCGACTACGCCCTGCGCCCCGTGCTGAACTCCATGGGCCCCGCCCACATCACGCCGGGCTGGTTCACCCTCGACAAGGACATCACCGTGGGCGGCGACGGCACCCTGACCGTCGCACCGGGCGCGGCCGAGGCGCTGGCCCAGGTCACCGACCAGTTCTCGCTCGCCCTCGGTGGCCGTACGACCCTGCTGGCGGCCACCGGATGAGCGCCGCGACCGTGATCGCCGACGACGCCGAGGCCCTCGCGGTCGCCGCCGAACTGGCCGCGGAGTTCCGCAAGGACGCCGCCGAACGGGACGCTCGGCGAAGGCTGCCGCACGCGGAACTGGAGCGGCTGTCCGCCTTCGGGCTGCTCGGGGTGACGGTGCCCGCGGAGTTCGGCGGCGCGGACGTCCGTACGGAGACACTCGCCGAGATCTTCCGGCTGCTGGCCTCGGCCGACGCCAGCCTGGCCCAGATCCCGCAGAGCCACTTCGTGTACGTGGGCGTGCTGCGCCGGCAGGGGACGCGGGAGCAGCAGGAGTTCTTCCTCGGCGAGGTGCTGGCGGGCAAGCGGTTCGGCAACGCCCAGTCGGAGGCCGGCACCAGCCATGTGCAGGACATCCGGACGCGGCTCCGGCGGCGCCCGGACGGGTCGTACGTCCTCGACGGCGTCAAGCACTACTCCACCGGCGCCCTGTTCGCCGACTGGATCCCCGTCCTCGCCCGCGCCGACGACGACAACCTGCACGTGGCGTACGTACCCCGGGACGCGCCAGGCCTGACGGTCGTGGACGACTGGGACGGCATGGGACAGCGCACCACCGCCAGCGGAACCGTCCGCCTGGAGTCGGTACCCGTACCCGCCGACCGCGTGGTGCCGCACCACCTCACCTTCCAGGGACCTCAACTCCACGGTGCCGTCGCCCAGTTGCTGCACGCCGCCATCGACGCCGGGATCGCCGCCGGAGCACTGGCCGAGGCCGTGGAGTTCGTCCGCACGAAGAGCCGACCCTGGTTCGAGAGCGTCGGCGAAGGACACGCGACCGCCGCCGAGGATCCCCTGCTGATCCAGCGGTTCGGTGAACTGGCGATCCGGGTACGGGCCGCCGACGCGCTGCTCGCCACCGCCGCGCGGTCCGTGGACGTCGCCCGCGCGGACCTGACCGACGACTCGGCCGCCGAGGCCTCGATCGCGGTGGCCGCCGCCAAGGTGACCGCGGCGGAGACTGCCGTGGAGGTCGGCAGCGCCCTGTTCGAGGTGGCCGGCACCCGCTCGGCGCTCGACTCCCTGGGCCTGCACCGCCATTGGCGCGACGCCCGCACCCACACCCTGCACGACCCGGCCCGCTGGAAGGTCCAGCACATCGGCCGTTACGTGCTCAGCGGCACCAAGCCGCCCCGGCACGGCCTGCTGTGACGAACGACCCCGCACACCCCTGACCTCCCTGCCCGGCCTTTCTGATCGGAGACCCGACGTGTCCCTCACCTTCCACTGGTTCCTGCCCACCAACGGCGACAGCCGCCACGTCGTCGGCGGCGGCCACGGCACCCCCGCCACCGCGTCCGGGCGGGACCGGCCGCCGACGGTCGCCTACCTCAGCCAGATCGCCCGCGCCGCCGAGGACCTGGGCTTCGTCGGCGCGCTCACCCCGACCGGCGCCTGGTGCGAGGACGCGTGGCTGACCACGGCGATGGTCAGCCAGAACACCGAGCGGTTGAAGTTCCTGGTCGCCTTCCGGCCCGGCTTCGTCTCGCCGACCCTCGCCGCACAGATGGCGTCCACCTTCCAGCGGCAGACCGGCGGACGGCTGCTGCTCAACGTGGTCACGGGCGGGGAGAGCCACGAGCAGCGCGCCTACGGCGACTTCCTCGACAAGGACGACCGTTACCGCCGTACCGGTGAATTCCTGGAGATCGTACGGCAGTTGTGGGACGGCAAGACCGTCGATCTCGCCGGTGAACACCTCCGGGTCGAGGACGCGAAGCTGGCCCGCGTGCCCGACCCGGTCCCGGAGGTGTACTTCGGCGGCTCCTC contains the following coding sequences:
- a CDS encoding amino acid ABC transporter ATP-binding protein; protein product: MSAVMVDVHGVHKSFGPLEVLRGVDLLVRAGEVTVILGPSGSGKSTLLRTINHLEKVDRGWISIDGELIGYRRAGNKLHELKEKDVLKQRTSIGFVFQNFNLFPHLTVLDNLVEAPVSALRRPRKEAQETARRLLDRVGLADKADAYPRQLSGGQQQRVAIARALALQPKVLLFDEPTSALDPELVGEVLDVIKDLAGTGTTMIVVTHEIGFAREVADTVVFMDAGVVVEQGPPTAVLDNPQQKRTRAFLSKVL
- a CDS encoding ABC transporter substrate-binding protein encodes the protein MTTSLARRRTTAAALGLASALVLAACANPTDGGTTEVAATSGARTRINLGPDQDRVTTGKVDSIAAEVPEKIRRRGTLELVASSGSAAPLTFYATDNKTVIGVEPDLAYLVADVLGLKADIHTVSWENIFVGLDSAKYDAGFSNITVTEERKEKYDFATYREDNLAFEAKKGSGLKVTGPADVAGRTVAVGSGTNQEKLLVEWSKENEKAGRKPVDIKYYQNDSDTYLALQSGRIDLYLGPNPTAAYHAATTAKTEVVGTYSGAGATLQGLIAATTKKDSGLVKPLADALDHVIGNGTYAKVLQRWGLSDEAVTKSQINPPGLPRTNK
- a CDS encoding LysR family transcriptional regulator, coding for MRIEQLEYIAAVTRSGSLRRAAEELHLSQPALSETVRNLERELGVDLLERKRSGAKISDEGRELLPHIMSVLDAVDRLRGAAGDQHRISRMVRLGTVNTATVPLVIPTVREFRASHPLTQVELVGAQQSEIQRGLLEGAFDLGLVNYLGGDDMPPGFETTELLRGRPVVCVRPDSPLAALDTVDADSLLAEPLVVMRSGYVMHRFLHRLLDGRTPSFSYSTDGAEMGKLMVAEGLGATVLPDFSVLGDPLERRGAITVRPLADDATDVLLVLQRRPSGSVPRAVRDLNELFVRNARAYRSP
- a CDS encoding putative leader peptide produces the protein MKRQDLTRRRHVDLARVSSSCCRCRV
- the sfnG gene encoding dimethylsulfone monooxygenase SfnG, whose product is MPVPPGSDPVRFAYWVPNVSGGLVTSTIEQRTDWGYDYNRELAVLAENNGFDYALSQVRYMASYGAEFQHESTSFSLALLLATQRLKVIAAVHPGLWHPGVLAKLGATADHLSNGRFAVNVVSGWFKGEFTALGEPWLEHDERYRRSEEFISALRKIWTEDHTELAGDFYRLRDFSLKPKPLNTAERPHPEIFQGGNSTAARAMAGRVSDWYFSNGKDFDGVTEQINDVRAAAAQVGRTAPKFGLNGFLIARDTETEARDTLREIVAKANTDAVHGFRDAVQQAGPSTADGKGMWQDSSFEDLVQYNDGFRTGLIGTPEQIAERIVAYKRLGVDLFLLGFLHYLEEVEYFGKRVLPLVRELEAQQAESGSEPVAAAHA
- the ssuE gene encoding NADPH-dependent FMN reductase, with translation MATILSVSGSPSATSRTARLLRHLDDRLRAQGHDVIPFDVRALPPEALLHADFRHTAIIEVTALFERADGIVIGTPVYKAAYSGLLKSLLDLLPQYALAGKTVLPLATGGTTAHVLAIDYALRPVLNSMGPAHITPGWFTLDKDITVGGDGTLTVAPGAAEALAQVTDQFSLALGGRTTLLAATG
- a CDS encoding SfnB family sulfur acquisition oxidoreductase; the encoded protein is MSAATVIADDAEALAVAAELAAEFRKDAAERDARRRLPHAELERLSAFGLLGVTVPAEFGGADVRTETLAEIFRLLASADASLAQIPQSHFVYVGVLRRQGTREQQEFFLGEVLAGKRFGNAQSEAGTSHVQDIRTRLRRRPDGSYVLDGVKHYSTGALFADWIPVLARADDDNLHVAYVPRDAPGLTVVDDWDGMGQRTTASGTVRLESVPVPADRVVPHHLTFQGPQLHGAVAQLLHAAIDAGIAAGALAEAVEFVRTKSRPWFESVGEGHATAAEDPLLIQRFGELAIRVRAADALLATAARSVDVARADLTDDSAAEASIAVAAAKVTAAETAVEVGSALFEVAGTRSALDSLGLHRHWRDARTHTLHDPARWKVQHIGRYVLSGTKPPRHGLL